The segment ACAACCGGATCACATACCGGACAATTTGCCGTAAATATTTCTATTTGACGTTTCATCTTTTTAAGTTTTAATTATTAAACAATTTTTATATTCTATTAATAATAGAAGAATCTAAAGGTAAGGGAGACCCCGGGGTGGTCTCCAACTGAAATTCTAAAAAAATTGAGGAATTTTTTTAGTAAGGTAAAATGAGATTAGGGGCAACAAGCTAATGCCTAAAAAAGGAGATAATCTTATTTGTAGATAGGGTATTATGGGCATTGTTTCTTTATATTCCCATAGCTCCAGAATTAAAGCAGTTTTTTCTGCCAGGACAGAAAGAAGAAAATTAATTTTCCTTACTCATTCTTTTGGCTATTCCCGTCTATTCTCCTCCGTAAATCGGCTATTTCACTCATTTTGGAAGTAAGGGTATCCAATTCTAAATCGGGGAATTGTTTTCTTATAAATTCAATGCGATCTTCATTTCCACAATCTCCAGGGCAGGCATCAACGGTTTCAGAAATTTTTATGGCCAGGGCTTTCCGGTAGGTTTCATCCAACAATAAAAAGTGGGCCTTATCCAGTCCCTTTTGTGCCGCCTTAAACTGAATGAGGATCTTCTCGGGGTTGATATCTTCATCAAGCATTTTTATGAGACCTTTTATTTGTCCATTGATGCTCTGTAGCCTGGTTTTGATGTCTTTACTTAAATCTCGTGGTATCATTTTGTTTAATTTTTTCAAATTTAAAACGTGCCCTGGGGTGGTCACCAAATTTTAAAAGATAATTTAACAGCAGCTTTTATTCTCCTGAATAGGAGGACAAGCAACAGAGCCATAAGAACAGAATATACAACAATCACCCTCTTTGGGTTTTAAAACTTCTTTACATTGCCCGCATTCATAAAAAAATTGGCAGGCATCTGTTGGCATTTCTTCCTGCTTGGAGTGGCCGCAATTAGGGCAAGTGATTTTTGACTGAGTGATAAATGAATTCATTTTTTTATTATTTTTAGTTAATCATACCATATATACAACATCTGAACTTGATGAAGGATAGGTTAGGATCATAGTTTTTAGATCTTTGGAAGTAAATCCCGCTTTTATAGCCAGGGCAAATAGATTTATTACTTCCTCGGCATGTGGGCCAATAAGATGTGCTCCCAAAATTTTTCCGGTTTCTTTCTCAACGAGTGTTTTATAGGCATAGGTTTTCTCGTTGATCCTTTTTGCGGTAAACCAGTCGGGAACACGATCCTTGTTCACCTTAAAGTCCAGACCTTTTTTAGTGGCTTCTTTTTCAGAAAGTCCTACCGAAGCCATTGTGGGCAGCGTAAAAACAACGGTGGGAATTGCGGTGTAATCTGGTTTCTTAGTGTTGCCTTTTAAAATATTGGATGCTACAATATGTGCTTCCATAACGGCAACTAAGTGTAAGGGGAATACCATCTGTATCTGCTGCATCCCCGGCAGCATAGACATTTGGATTGGTGGTGCTTTGCAAATATTCATTCACTTCAACTCCTTTTTTACCAAAGGCGATATTTGCTTTCTTGAGGTCCAAATCAAAAATGGCAGGAGGCCTTCCGGCAGAATTGATCACCTGCGCAGCCTCCCATATTTTTTCCCCACTTTCACCTTTTCCGGTTACGCGAAAAGCCCCATTCGCCTCTTCAATCGCCGTAACATTGGTGTTCAGAATTAATTGTATGTCTAACTTTTTGGTAGCTTCAGTTAATTGATCTACTATAAAAGGATCAAAATTCTCCAGTGGCCTTTTCCCCCTGTGAATTATTGTCACTTTACTGCCAAAACGGGCAGCCATATGTGCAAACTCAAAAGCGATGTACCCACCGCCAATAAACAGCAAAGAGGATGGCAGGGTTTTGAAATTAAGAAAATCTGTACTACTAATAGTATACTCCTCACCCGGGAGATCCAGCTTTCTCGGTTTTGCACCCGTAGCTATTATGATCTTCCCGGCTTCTATAGTTTCTTTTCCTACCTGCAATTGAGTTTCAGAAATAAATTTTGCTGATTCATGAAAGGTATCAATTTCGTTTTTTTCGTAAGCTTTTTCAATTTT is part of the Antarcticibacterium sp. 1MA-6-2 genome and harbors:
- a CDS encoding NAD(P)/FAD-dependent oxidoreductase, which translates into the protein MKKYDVFVIGSGMAGMTIANKCASRGLRVGITDELPYGGTCALRGCDPKKIILGPTEAKHLADNLYEKQISEVPAIFWQEAMKFKQDFVDAMPSKIEKAYEKNEIDTFHESAKFISETQLQVGKETIEAGKIIIATGAKPRKLDLPGEEYTISSTDFLNFKTLPSSLLFIGGGYIAFEFAHMAARFGSKVTIIHRGKRPLENFDPFIVDQLTEATKKLDIQLILNTNVTAIEEANGAFRVTGKGESGEKIWEAAQVINSAGRPPAIFDLDLKKANIAFGKKGVEVNEYLQSTTNPNVYAAGDAADTDGIPLTLSCRYGSTYCSIQYFKRQH
- a CDS encoding GDCCVxC domain-containing (seleno)protein yields the protein MNSFITQSKITCPNCGHSKQEEMPTDACQFFYECGQCKEVLKPKEGDCCIFCSYGSVACPPIQENKSCC
- a CDS encoding metal-sensitive transcriptional regulator — translated: MIPRDLSKDIKTRLQSINGQIKGLIKMLDEDINPEKILIQFKAAQKGLDKAHFLLLDETYRKALAIKISETVDACPGDCGNEDRIEFIRKQFPDLELDTLTSKMSEIADLRRRIDGNSQKNE